A genomic region of Streptomyces rimosus contains the following coding sequences:
- a CDS encoding sec-independent translocase: protein MFFDIGPLELVALVILAVLIFGPDKLPKVISDVMGFVRKMRAFSDNAKEDIRSELGPEFKDFEFEDLKPRNFVRKHVLENDQYGLQEIRNGFDLKKEMAEVTDAVHGTDSASSADRGSSSRVSFAKDTTDPGTGSAAPDMFKKGAKPSQGERPPFDPDAT, encoded by the coding sequence GTGTTCTTCGACATAGGACCCCTAGAGCTGGTCGCGCTCGTGATCCTTGCGGTTCTGATCTTCGGGCCGGACAAGCTGCCCAAGGTGATCTCGGATGTCATGGGGTTCGTGCGCAAGATGCGGGCGTTCTCGGACAACGCCAAGGAGGACATCCGCAGCGAGCTGGGGCCGGAGTTCAAGGACTTCGAGTTCGAGGACCTCAAGCCGCGCAACTTCGTGCGCAAGCACGTGCTGGAGAACGACCAGTACGGCCTCCAGGAGATCCGTAACGGCTTCGACCTGAAGAAGGAGATGGCCGAGGTCACGGACGCGGTGCACGGCACCGACAGCGCCTCCTCCGCCGACCGGGGGTCCTCGTCCCGGGTGAGCTTCGCCAAGGACACCACGGACCCGGGCACCGGCTCCGCGGCGCCCGACATGTTCAAGAAGGGCGCGAAGCCGTCGCAGGGCGAGCGCCCGCCGTTCGACCCTGATGCCACCTGA
- a CDS encoding O-methyltransferase, which translates to MRQLRGQERAITGNRQTSLAFAEAYGAGTIDDKADAALHWSREQAREAGIRAVSTGTGTALRLLAATADAKAVAEIGTGTGVSGIYLLHGMRPDGVLTTVDLEPERQQFAKQAFREAGFAGNRARFIPGRALDVLPRLADGGYDLVFCDGDRMECLDYLAESLRLLRPGGLVCFEGVFADGRTVDSAAQPAEVLRLRELLRTLRESDALISSLLPVGDGLLCAVKRG; encoded by the coding sequence TTGCGTCAACTACGGGGACAGGAGAGGGCCATTACCGGCAACCGGCAGACGAGCTTGGCATTCGCCGAGGCGTACGGCGCCGGGACCATCGACGACAAGGCCGACGCCGCCCTGCACTGGTCCCGCGAGCAGGCGCGGGAGGCGGGCATCCGCGCGGTCTCCACGGGCACCGGCACCGCCCTGCGCCTGCTCGCCGCGACGGCGGACGCCAAGGCGGTCGCCGAGATCGGCACCGGCACGGGAGTGTCGGGCATCTACCTTCTGCACGGTATGCGGCCGGACGGCGTCCTGACGACGGTCGACCTGGAACCGGAGCGGCAGCAGTTCGCGAAGCAGGCGTTCCGGGAGGCGGGCTTCGCCGGCAACCGCGCGCGCTTCATCCCCGGCCGCGCCCTGGACGTCCTGCCCCGGCTCGCGGACGGCGGCTACGACCTCGTCTTCTGTGACGGCGACCGCATGGAGTGCCTCGACTACCTCGCTGAATCGTTGCGGCTGCTGCGCCCCGGCGGCCTGGTCTGCTTCGAGGGCGTCTTCGCCGACGGCCGTACCGTCGACTCGGCGGCGCAGCCCGCGGAGGTGCTGCGCCTGCGGGAGCTGCTGCGCACGCTGCGCGAGAGCGACGCGCTGATCTCGTCCCTGCTGCCGGTGGGCGACGGGCTGCTGTGCGCCGTCAAGCGCGGATGA
- a CDS encoding DUF3117 domain-containing protein: MAAMKPRTGDGPLEVTKEGRGIVMRVPLEGGGRLVVELTPDEAKALGEALEKVTV, from the coding sequence ATGGCGGCCATGAAGCCGCGGACGGGCGACGGCCCGCTCGAGGTGACCAAGGAGGGGCGGGGCATCGTCATGCGCGTTCCGCTCGAAGGCGGCGGTCGACTCGTCGTCGAGCTGACTCCCGACGAAGCCAAGGCCCTGGGCGAGGCCCTGGAGAAGGTCACCGTCTGA
- the chcB gene encoding 2-cyclohexenylcarbonyl CoA isomerase produces the protein MADTVLYDVTDGVGTITLNRPDAMNAMNTEAKAALRDTLREAAADPAVRAVLLTATGRAFCVGQDLKEHIGLLAEDRATGSGQTMSTVREHYNPIVTALAGMPKPVVAGVNGVAAGAGAGFALAADFRVVADTASFNTSFAGVALTADSGISWTLPRLVGQGRAADLLLFPRSITAQEAYDLGIANKVVPAADLAAEAAAVARTLAAGPTAAYAAIKESLAFGAGHTLTETLAKEEELQTRAGASEDHHIAVEAFVKKEKPRFLGR, from the coding sequence ATGGCCGACACCGTGCTCTACGACGTCACCGACGGCGTCGGGACGATCACCCTCAACCGTCCCGACGCGATGAACGCGATGAACACGGAGGCCAAGGCCGCCCTGCGGGACACGCTGCGGGAGGCCGCCGCCGACCCGGCCGTACGGGCCGTCCTGCTGACCGCCACCGGCCGGGCCTTCTGCGTGGGACAGGATCTCAAGGAGCACATCGGGCTGCTGGCCGAGGACCGCGCGACCGGCTCCGGGCAGACCATGAGCACAGTGCGCGAGCACTACAACCCCATCGTCACGGCGCTCGCCGGGATGCCGAAGCCGGTGGTGGCGGGGGTGAACGGGGTCGCGGCGGGCGCGGGCGCCGGCTTCGCGCTGGCCGCCGACTTCCGGGTGGTCGCCGACACCGCCTCCTTCAACACCTCCTTCGCGGGCGTGGCGCTCACCGCCGACTCCGGGATCTCCTGGACGCTGCCCCGCCTGGTCGGCCAGGGCCGCGCCGCCGACCTGCTGCTCTTCCCGCGCAGCATCACCGCCCAGGAGGCGTACGACCTGGGCATCGCCAACAAGGTCGTACCGGCGGCGGACTTGGCGGCCGAGGCGGCGGCGGTGGCCCGCACGCTGGCCGCCGGGCCCACCGCCGCATACGCCGCGATCAAGGAATCCCTGGCGTTCGGGGCCGGGCACACCCTCACCGAGACCCTCGCCAAGGAGGAGGAGCTCCAGACGCGGGCGGGCGCCTCGGAAGATCACCACATCGCGGTGGAAGCCTTCGTGAAGAAGGAGAAGCCGCGCTTTTTGGGGCGCTAG
- a CDS encoding Mrp/NBP35 family ATP-binding protein produces the protein MATDTPRSAAPSEDAVRAALATVNDPEIHRPITDLGMVKSVEIAADGTVAVAVYLTVAGCPMRETITANVRDAVSRVEGVTGVTVELDVMSDEQRKELASSLRGGTAEREVPFAKPGSLTRVYAVASGKGGVGKSSVTVNLAAAMAADGLKVGVVDADIYGHSVPRMLGADGRPTQVENMIMPPSANGVKVISIGMFTPGNAPVVWRGPMLHRALQQFLADVYWGDLDVLLLDLPPGTGDIAISVAQLVPNAEILVVTTPQQAAAEVAERAGSIAVQTHQKIVGVVENMSGLPCPHCDEMVDVFGTGGGERVAEGLTKTTGTQVPVLGAIPIDVRLREGGDEGKPVVLTDPESPAGAAIRAIAGKLGGRQRGLAGMSLGITPRNKF, from the coding sequence ATGGCTACCGACACGCCCCGAAGCGCAGCGCCCAGCGAGGACGCGGTCCGCGCCGCGCTCGCCACGGTGAACGACCCCGAGATCCACCGCCCCATCACCGACCTCGGCATGGTCAAATCGGTGGAGATCGCGGCGGACGGCACGGTCGCGGTGGCGGTCTATCTGACGGTCGCGGGCTGCCCGATGCGCGAGACGATCACCGCGAACGTCCGGGACGCCGTGTCGCGTGTCGAGGGCGTCACCGGGGTCACCGTCGAGCTGGACGTGATGAGCGACGAGCAGCGCAAGGAGCTGGCCTCCTCGCTGCGCGGTGGCACCGCCGAGCGCGAGGTGCCGTTCGCCAAGCCCGGCTCGCTGACCCGGGTGTACGCGGTCGCCTCCGGCAAGGGCGGCGTCGGCAAGTCCTCGGTGACGGTCAACCTGGCGGCGGCGATGGCGGCCGACGGTCTGAAGGTCGGCGTGGTGGACGCCGACATCTACGGCCACTCGGTGCCCCGGATGCTGGGCGCGGACGGCCGTCCCACCCAGGTCGAGAACATGATCATGCCGCCGTCGGCCAACGGCGTGAAGGTGATCTCCATCGGCATGTTCACCCCGGGCAACGCCCCGGTGGTCTGGCGCGGCCCGATGCTGCACCGCGCGCTCCAGCAGTTCCTGGCCGATGTGTACTGGGGCGACCTGGACGTCCTGCTGCTCGACCTGCCCCCGGGCACCGGCGACATCGCCATCTCGGTGGCGCAGCTCGTCCCGAACGCCGAGATCCTGGTCGTCACGACCCCGCAGCAGGCCGCCGCCGAGGTCGCCGAGCGGGCCGGCTCCATCGCCGTACAGACCCACCAGAAGATCGTCGGCGTGGTGGAGAACATGTCCGGGCTGCCCTGCCCGCACTGCGACGAGATGGTGGACGTGTTCGGCACCGGCGGCGGCGAGCGGGTCGCCGAGGGCCTGACGAAGACGACCGGCACCCAGGTGCCGGTGCTGGGCGCCATCCCGATCGACGTACGGCTGCGCGAGGGCGGCGACGAGGGCAAGCCGGTGGTGCTGACCGATCCGGAGTCCCCCGCCGGCGCGGCGATCCGCGCCATCGCGGGCAAGCTGGGCGGCCGGCAGCGCGGCCTGGCGGGCATGTCGCTGGGCATCACGCCGCGCAACAAGTTCTGA
- a CDS encoding zf-HC2 domain-containing protein — protein sequence MSGTGGPSPAEHHLGDRLAALVDGELGHDARERVLAHLATCGKCKAEADDQRQLKNVFAETAPPGPSEGLLARLQGLPGGDADGFGSRLGRGGLGGGAFGGDLAGGGDFEARGGSIRYAPSGAHAIGAVPRQPRSRGFRIHETERSAPQRRRFAAAAAGAVSLAAFALGGALPLEAAVDGPGGRTDGTGSQMTPLSATPGPYGRPDLSHGVPMSATGSPWSRSLPAAGATAEPAPSSLGLAGPSVAARPAPPLSLSLVGWPSDGRSALTVPTGQGLPYHLAPAVASPLSGARAEGPPPPSADSGRPLAGAFGPSAPASRETLTAHRPAQR from the coding sequence GTGAGCGGTACAGGCGGTCCGTCCCCCGCCGAGCATCATCTCGGCGACCGCCTCGCGGCTCTGGTCGACGGGGAGTTGGGACATGACGCGCGCGAGCGGGTGCTCGCGCATCTCGCTACGTGTGGAAAGTGCAAGGCGGAGGCCGACGACCAGCGACAGCTGAAGAACGTCTTCGCGGAAACCGCGCCCCCCGGACCCTCCGAGGGGCTGCTGGCGCGTCTCCAGGGCCTGCCCGGAGGTGATGCCGACGGCTTTGGAAGTCGACTGGGCCGCGGCGGCCTCGGCGGCGGCGCGTTCGGCGGTGATCTGGCCGGAGGCGGCGACTTCGAGGCGCGCGGCGGCTCGATCCGCTACGCGCCGTCCGGCGCCCATGCCATCGGCGCGGTGCCGCGGCAGCCGCGCTCCCGGGGGTTCCGTATCCACGAGACGGAGCGCTCTGCGCCGCAGCGCCGCCGGTTCGCCGCCGCGGCGGCCGGCGCGGTCTCGCTGGCGGCGTTCGCGCTCGGCGGCGCGCTGCCCCTGGAAGCGGCGGTCGACGGCCCCGGCGGGCGTACGGACGGTACGGGCAGCCAGATGACGCCGCTCAGCGCCACCCCGGGCCCCTACGGACGGCCCGACCTGAGCCACGGCGTGCCCATGTCGGCGACCGGCAGCCCCTGGTCCCGCTCGCTCCCGGCCGCGGGCGCCACCGCCGAGCCGGCGCCCAGCTCGCTGGGCCTGGCCGGACCGTCGGTGGCCGCACGCCCTGCCCCGCCCCTGTCGCTCTCCCTGGTCGGATGGCCGTCCGACGGCCGCTCCGCACTGACGGTGCCGACCGGTCAGGGCCTGCCGTACCACCTCGCACCGGCCGTCGCGTCCCCGCTGTCCGGCGCCCGCGCCGAGGGCCCGCCGCCGCCGTCGGCGGACTCCGGGCGTCCCCTGGCCGGGGCCTTCGGACCGTCCGCCCCCGCCTCCCGGGAGACGCTGACCGCCCACCGCCCCGCCCAGCGCTGA
- a CDS encoding trypsin-like peptidase domain-containing protein, producing MDEGTAAGPKRNWWSRPGQRPAPPAADSAAAPGATAPGSEGDAATREFPAAGVGGSGEVPGASGDAVTTGDASVSGGTSGPAPDTASPRAASGVPSDAPPSAGQVPAPPTAPPQQPLHPQDPYGTPPYGDPGPWAPAPPVQRPMATPAHGTGVPPQGTAAVPPPGQPAYGTGVPVPPQPPYPAQPQPPAARPQPYADSTRTPMPQAEPPAAHDRSGHAPAAPHDPAATPSSGTDTTVLTKGDGARLPAVAHDASGAPLPPEAHGAPHPGQPPVPQPGSHQPGEATGHWQQYDPWRTPQHGGAMALGTPPPPPAAPRRSRRGALAAGAVALALLAGGIGGGVGAYIERNGGLGSIELPQDTGDGGGRKPDSVAGIAQAALPSVVTLHVRGNSEQGTGTGFVLDKQGHILTNNHVVEPAGTGGEISVSFSGGETAKAKVIGRDGGYDLAVVQVQGVSGLRPLALGDSDSVRVGDPVVAIGAPYDLANTVTAGIISAKQRPITAGGKKGDGSDVSYVDALQTDAPINPGNSGGPLVDSRARVIGINSAIRAADSSGGGLEGGGQGGSIGLGFAIPINQGKWVAEQLINKGKVLHPVIGVTLEMEYAGDGARVSSKSKDGGAPVTPGGPGAKAGIKPRDVITKVDGQPVHSGEELIIKIRSHRPGDRLTLTLRRDGGEQTAQLTLGASSQE from the coding sequence ATGGACGAGGGGACGGCCGCCGGGCCGAAGCGGAACTGGTGGAGCCGGCCGGGGCAGCGGCCCGCGCCTCCGGCGGCGGACTCCGCGGCCGCGCCCGGCGCCACGGCGCCGGGCTCCGAAGGGGACGCCGCGACACGGGAGTTCCCGGCGGCGGGCGTGGGGGGAAGTGGCGAGGTGCCCGGGGCGTCGGGCGATGCCGTGACGACGGGGGACGCGTCCGTATCAGGCGGTACGTCCGGTCCTGCCCCTGACACGGCGTCACCCCGGGCCGCCTCCGGCGTGCCCTCCGACGCACCGCCGTCAGCCGGCCAGGTCCCCGCGCCGCCGACCGCCCCGCCGCAGCAGCCGCTGCACCCCCAGGACCCGTACGGTACGCCTCCGTACGGCGACCCCGGACCTTGGGCCCCCGCGCCGCCGGTCCAGCGCCCGATGGCCACCCCGGCCCACGGCACCGGCGTCCCGCCGCAGGGCACGGCCGCCGTTCCGCCGCCCGGCCAGCCCGCCTACGGCACCGGCGTCCCCGTACCGCCCCAGCCGCCGTACCCGGCCCAGCCGCAGCCCCCTGCTGCCCGGCCCCAGCCGTACGCCGACTCCACCCGTACGCCGATGCCCCAGGCCGAGCCGCCGGCCGCGCACGACCGGTCCGGGCACGCCCCGGCCGCCCCGCACGACCCCGCGGCCACCCCGTCCTCCGGCACGGACACCACCGTGCTGACCAAGGGCGACGGCGCGCGGCTGCCCGCCGTGGCGCACGACGCGTCCGGCGCCCCGCTCCCGCCCGAGGCGCACGGCGCGCCCCACCCGGGACAGCCGCCCGTACCGCAGCCCGGGAGTCACCAGCCCGGCGAGGCCACGGGCCACTGGCAGCAGTACGACCCCTGGCGCACGCCGCAGCACGGCGGGGCGATGGCGCTGGGCACGCCGCCTCCGCCCCCGGCGGCGCCCCGGCGCAGCCGCCGCGGCGCGCTGGCGGCCGGGGCGGTCGCGCTGGCGCTGCTGGCGGGCGGTATCGGCGGCGGTGTCGGCGCGTACATCGAGCGCAACGGCGGCCTGGGCTCCATCGAGCTGCCGCAGGACACCGGTGACGGGGGCGGCCGCAAGCCGGACAGCGTCGCCGGGATCGCCCAGGCGGCCCTGCCCAGCGTGGTCACCCTGCATGTCCGCGGCAATTCCGAGCAGGGCACCGGCACCGGCTTCGTCCTCGACAAGCAGGGCCACATCCTCACCAACAATCACGTCGTCGAGCCGGCCGGCACCGGCGGCGAGATATCCGTCTCCTTCAGTGGCGGTGAGACCGCCAAGGCCAAGGTCATCGGCCGGGACGGCGGCTATGACCTGGCCGTCGTGCAGGTCCAGGGCGTCTCCGGGCTGCGCCCGCTGGCGCTCGGCGACTCCGACTCCGTACGGGTCGGCGACCCCGTCGTGGCGATCGGCGCCCCGTACGACCTCGCCAACACGGTGACCGCGGGCATCATCAGCGCCAAGCAGCGCCCCATCACCGCGGGCGGCAAGAAGGGCGACGGCAGCGACGTCTCGTACGTGGACGCCCTGCAGACCGACGCCCCGATCAACCCGGGGAACTCCGGCGGCCCGCTCGTCGACTCCCGGGCGCGGGTGATCGGCATCAACAGCGCCATCCGCGCGGCCGACAGCTCCGGCGGCGGTCTGGAGGGCGGCGGCCAGGGCGGCAGCATAGGTCTGGGCTTCGCCATCCCGATCAACCAGGGCAAGTGGGTGGCCGAGCAGCTGATCAACAAGGGCAAGGTCCTGCACCCGGTGATCGGCGTCACGCTGGAGATGGAGTACGCGGGCGACGGCGCCCGGGTCAGCTCGAAGAGCAAGGACGGCGGCGCCCCGGTCACCCCCGGCGGCCCGGGGGCGAAGGCGGGCATCAAGCCGCGCGATGTGATCACCAAGGTGGACGGGCAGCCCGTGCACAGCGGCGAGGAGCTGATCATCAAGATCCGCAGCCACCGGCCGGGTGACCGGCTCACGCTGACCCTGCGCCGGGACGGCGGCGAGCAGACCGCGCAGCTCACGCTGGGCGCCTCCAGCCAGGAGTGA
- a CDS encoding magnesium transporter MgtE N-terminal domain-containing protein — protein MAVITPRVFVSHLSGVAVFDPNGDQVGRVRDLVALLRVGGRPPRLLGLVVEVISRRRIFLPMTRVTGVESGQVITTGVVNMRRFEQRASETLVLGELLDRRVRLVETDEEVTVLDIGITQLPARRDWEIEKVFVRKGKGGALRRKGETLTVEWSAVTGFSLEEHGQGAENLLATFDQLRPADLASALHHLTPKRRGEVAAALDDDRLADVLEELPEDDRVEIMGKLAEERAADVLEAMDPDDAADLLSELPEEEKERLLGLMRPDDAADVRRLMAYEERTAGGLMTTEPIVLRPDATIADALARVRDPDLSPSLAAQVYVCRPPDETPTGKYLGLVHFQRLLRDPPFTLVSSVADTDLPPLPPDTPLNEVTSYLATYNMVAAPVVDESGSLLGAVTVDDVLDHLLPEDWREAEMHGPPGAAADREGEPDDGR, from the coding sequence ATGGCGGTGATCACCCCCCGGGTGTTCGTCTCGCATCTCTCGGGCGTCGCCGTCTTCGACCCCAACGGCGACCAGGTCGGCCGGGTGCGCGACCTGGTGGCGCTGCTGCGGGTCGGCGGCCGGCCGCCCCGGCTGCTGGGCCTGGTCGTCGAGGTGATCAGCCGCCGCCGGATCTTCCTGCCGATGACCCGGGTGACGGGCGTGGAGTCCGGCCAGGTCATCACCACCGGCGTGGTCAACATGCGGCGCTTCGAACAGCGCGCCTCGGAGACGCTGGTCCTCGGCGAGCTGCTGGACCGCCGGGTGCGGCTGGTCGAGACGGACGAGGAGGTCACCGTCCTCGACATCGGCATCACCCAGCTGCCGGCCCGCCGCGACTGGGAGATCGAGAAGGTCTTCGTGCGGAAGGGGAAGGGCGGGGCGCTGCGTCGTAAGGGAGAGACGCTGACGGTCGAGTGGTCGGCCGTCACCGGATTCTCGCTGGAGGAGCACGGGCAGGGCGCGGAGAATCTGCTCGCCACCTTCGACCAGCTGCGCCCGGCCGACCTGGCCAGCGCCCTGCACCACCTGACGCCCAAGCGGCGCGGCGAGGTGGCCGCCGCGCTGGACGACGACCGGCTGGCGGACGTCCTGGAGGAGCTGCCGGAGGACGACCGGGTCGAGATCATGGGCAAGCTCGCCGAGGAGCGGGCCGCCGACGTGCTGGAGGCGATGGACCCGGACGACGCCGCCGACCTGCTCTCCGAGCTGCCGGAGGAGGAGAAGGAGCGGCTGCTCGGCCTGATGCGTCCGGACGACGCGGCGGACGTACGGCGCCTGATGGCGTACGAGGAGCGCACCGCGGGCGGCCTGATGACCACCGAGCCAATCGTGCTGCGGCCGGACGCGACGATCGCGGACGCGCTGGCCCGGGTGCGCGACCCGGACCTCTCGCCGTCGCTGGCCGCCCAGGTGTACGTGTGCCGGCCGCCGGACGAGACGCCGACCGGCAAGTACCTGGGCCTGGTGCACTTCCAGCGGCTGCTGCGCGACCCGCCGTTCACGCTCGTCAGCTCCGTCGCCGACACCGATCTGCCGCCGCTCCCGCCGGACACCCCGCTGAACGAGGTGACCAGCTATCTGGCCACGTACAACATGGTCGCGGCGCCGGTCGTGGACGAGAGCGGCTCGCTGCTGGGCGCGGTGACCGTCGACGACGTACTGGACCATCTGCTGCCCGAGGACTGGCGCGAGGCGGAGATGCACGGCCCGCCCGGCGCGGCGGCGGACCGGGAGGGAGAGCCGGACGATGGGCGTTGA
- a CDS encoding magnesium and cobalt transport protein CorA has product MSMIRDLRAAVRPSRRREDSPYKYDTDLRTSAHTNSAIVDCGVYRDGRRVSDHVTPSQAMASVRADSGFAWIGLHEPTEAEFAEIAREFGLHPLAVEDAVHAHQRPKLERYDDTLFTVFKTVHYVEHAELTATSEVVETGEVMCFTGRDFIVTVRHGGQGSLRALRHRLQDDPELLGKGPSAVLHAIADQVVDGYIAVAGAMQDDIDEVEIDVFSSGSDGKGAGGKGSAKGGDAGRIYQLKREVLEFKRAVSPLLRPMQVLSERPMRLIDTDIQKYFRDVADHLARVTEQVLSFDDLLNSILQANLAQATVAQNEDMRKITSWAAIFAVPTMIAGIYGMNFEYMPELKWKYGYPLVLLVTVAICFGIHRGFKRNGWL; this is encoded by the coding sequence CCGCCCGTCCCGGCGCCGCGAGGACTCCCCGTACAAGTACGACACCGACCTCCGCACGTCCGCCCACACCAACAGCGCCATCGTGGACTGCGGCGTCTACCGGGACGGCCGGCGCGTCAGCGACCACGTCACGCCGTCCCAGGCGATGGCGAGCGTGCGCGCCGACAGCGGCTTCGCCTGGATCGGGCTGCACGAGCCCACCGAGGCGGAATTCGCCGAGATCGCACGGGAGTTCGGGCTGCACCCGCTGGCGGTGGAGGACGCCGTCCACGCCCACCAGCGGCCCAAGCTGGAGCGCTACGACGACACCCTGTTCACCGTCTTCAAGACGGTCCACTACGTGGAGCACGCGGAGCTGACCGCCACCAGTGAGGTGGTGGAGACCGGCGAGGTGATGTGCTTCACCGGCCGGGACTTCATCGTGACCGTGCGGCACGGCGGCCAGGGCTCGCTGCGCGCGCTGCGCCACCGCCTCCAGGACGACCCCGAGCTGCTGGGCAAGGGCCCCTCCGCGGTGCTGCACGCCATCGCCGACCAGGTCGTGGACGGCTACATCGCGGTGGCCGGGGCGATGCAGGACGACATCGACGAAGTGGAGATCGACGTCTTCAGCTCCGGGTCCGACGGCAAGGGCGCGGGCGGCAAGGGCTCGGCGAAGGGCGGCGACGCCGGGCGGATCTACCAACTCAAGCGCGAGGTCCTGGAGTTCAAGCGGGCCGTGTCGCCGCTGCTGCGGCCGATGCAGGTGCTCAGCGAGCGGCCGATGCGGCTGATCGACACCGACATCCAGAAGTACTTCCGGGACGTGGCCGACCACCTGGCCCGGGTCACCGAGCAGGTGCTCTCCTTCGACGACCTGCTCAACTCGATCCTCCAGGCCAATCTGGCGCAGGCGACGGTGGCGCAGAACGAGGACATGCGCAAGATCACCTCGTGGGCGGCGATCTTCGCGGTGCCCACGATGATCGCCGGGATCTACGGCATGAACTTCGAGTACATGCCCGAGCTGAAGTGGAAGTACGGCTACCCGCTGGTCCTGCTGGTCACGGTCGCCATCTGCTTCGGCATCCACCGCGGCTTCAAGCGCAACGGCTGGCTGTGA
- a CDS encoding DUF1003 domain-containing protein has translation MGVEDRDGVKERARALSATPGSGVGGGRPRVRLDQPRAPRRSLLPEYDPEAFGRLSEKIARFLGTGRFIVWMTVIIVVWIIWNVAAPDHLRFDKYPFIFLTLMLSLQASYAAPLILLAQNRQDDRDRVTREQDRKQNERAIADTEYLTREIAALRLGLGEVATRDWIRSELQDVLKELELRQLVDAESDGEYRRRE, from the coding sequence ATGGGCGTTGAGGATCGGGACGGTGTCAAGGAGCGCGCGCGGGCGCTGAGCGCGACGCCCGGGTCCGGAGTGGGCGGCGGGCGCCCCCGCGTGCGCCTGGACCAGCCCCGCGCGCCGCGCCGCAGCCTGCTGCCGGAGTACGACCCGGAGGCGTTCGGGCGGCTGTCGGAGAAGATCGCCCGCTTCCTGGGGACCGGCCGCTTCATCGTCTGGATGACGGTGATCATCGTGGTGTGGATCATCTGGAACGTCGCCGCGCCCGACCATCTGCGCTTCGACAAGTACCCGTTCATCTTCCTGACGCTGATGCTCTCGCTCCAGGCGTCCTACGCGGCCCCGCTGATCCTGCTCGCGCAGAACCGGCAGGACGACCGGGACCGGGTCACCCGCGAACAGGACCGCAAGCAGAACGAGCGCGCCATCGCCGACACCGAGTACCTGACGCGGGAGATCGCGGCGCTCCGGCTGGGCCTGGGCGAGGTGGCCACCCGCGACTGGATCCGCTCCGAACTCCAGGACGTGCTCAAGGAGCTGGAGCTGCGTCAGCTGGTGGACGCGGAGAGCGACGGGGAGTACCGGCGGCGGGAGTAG
- the sigE gene encoding RNA polymerase sigma factor SigE — MTDTADRSRSHGLKGRAGASDTATTATFAAEADAQVWSPPSWEEIVSTHSARVYRLAYRLTGNQHDAEDLTQEVFVRVFRSLSTYTPGTFEGWLHRITTNLFLDMVRRRQRIRFDALGDDAAERLPSREPSPQQHFNDTHFDADVQQALDTLAPEFRAAVVLCDIEGLSYEEIAATLGVKLGTVRSRIHRGRSHLRKALKHRSPAARAEEREQRTLTSLTTGEVGIA; from the coding sequence GTGACAGACACCGCTGACCGTTCCCGCTCCCACGGCCTCAAGGGCAGGGCAGGGGCCTCCGACACCGCTACGACAGCGACCTTCGCCGCCGAAGCGGACGCGCAGGTCTGGTCCCCGCCGAGCTGGGAGGAGATCGTCAGCACCCACAGCGCACGGGTCTACCGCCTCGCCTACCGCCTCACGGGCAACCAGCACGACGCCGAGGACCTGACCCAGGAGGTGTTCGTCCGCGTCTTCCGCTCGCTGTCGACGTACACCCCCGGCACCTTCGAGGGCTGGCTGCACCGCATCACGACCAACCTCTTCCTGGACATGGTCCGCCGCCGCCAGCGCATCCGCTTCGACGCGCTCGGCGACGACGCGGCCGAGCGGCTCCCCAGCCGCGAGCCCTCCCCGCAGCAGCACTTCAACGACACCCACTTCGACGCCGACGTGCAGCAGGCGCTGGACACCCTCGCGCCCGAGTTCCGCGCCGCCGTCGTGCTCTGCGACATCGAAGGCCTGTCGTACGAGGAGATCGCCGCCACCCTCGGCGTCAAGCTGGGCACCGTCCGCAGCCGGATCCACCGCGGCCGCTCCCACCTGCGCAAGGCGCTCAAGCACCGCTCCCCGGCGGCGCGCGCCGAGGAGCGCGAACAGCGGACGCTCACTTCGCTCACTACAGGGGAGGTCGGAATCGCGTGA